Proteins from one Calonectris borealis unplaced genomic scaffold, bCalBor7.hap1.2 HAP1_SCAFFOLD_35, whole genome shotgun sequence genomic window:
- the LOC142076164 gene encoding olfactory receptor 14A16-like, with protein MPRNSSSITQFLLLAFTDTRELQLLHFWLFLGIYLAALLGNGLIITAIACDHRLHTPMYFFLLNLSLLDLGSISTTLPKAMANSLWDTRVISYSGCAAQLFLLACFILAEYFLLTVMAYDRYVAICNPLHYGTLLGSRACVHMAAAAWASGFLNALLHTANTFSLPLCHGNAVDQFFCEIPQILKLSCSHSYLKEVGLLVVSACLAFGCFVFIVVSYVEIFRAVLRIPSEQGRHKAFSTCLPHLAVVSLFVSTAMFAYLKPPSISSPSLDLVVAVLYSVVPPAVNPLIYSMRNQELKDALWKLAQWTLFRRQ; from the coding sequence atgccaagaaacagcagctccatcacccagttcctcctcctggccttcacagacacgcgggagctgcagctcttgcacttctggctcttcctgggcatctacctggctgccctgctgggcaacggcctcatcatcaccgccatagcctgcgaccaccgcctgcacacccccatgtacttcttcctcctcaacctctccctcctcgacctgggctccatctccaccactctccccaaagccatggccaattccctctgggacaccagggtcaTCTCCtattcaggatgtgctgcacagctctttcttttagcctgtttcattttagcagagtattttctcctcactgtcatggcctacgaccgctacgttgccatctgcaaccccctgcactacgggaccctcctgggcagcagagcttgtgtccacatggcagcagctgcctgggccagtgggtttctcaatgctctcctgcacacggccaatacattttcactacccctctgccacggcaatgctgtggaccagttcttctgtgaaatcccccagatcctcaagctctcctgctcacactcctacctcaaggaggttgggcttctcgtggttagtgcctgtttagcatttggatgttttgttttcattgtggtgtcctatgtggagatcttcagggccgtgctgaggatcccctctgagcagggacggcacaaagccttttccacgtgcctccctcacctggctgtggtctccctctttgtcagcactgccatgtttgcctacctgaagcccccctccatctcctccccatccctggatctggtggtggcagtgctgtactcggtggtgcctccagcagtgaaccccctcatctacagcatgaggaaccaggagctcaaggatgccctatggaaactggcccagtggacgctgtttcgccgacaataa